In Gimesia panareensis, the genomic window GCTCAATTGAGCGTTCCGGGTAACCGATTTCGATACACATCATGAAGCGGTCGAGCTGGTTTTCGGGCAGGGGATACGTGCCTTCAAATTCGTAAGGGTTCTGCGTTGCCAGCACAAAGAAGGGGGGATCCAGTGGAATCGTCTGTCCTTCGACGCTGACCTGCCCCTCATTCATCGCTTCCAGAAGGGCACTCTGCGTTCGCGGTGGGGTGCGGTTGATTTCGTCAGCCAGGAGCACATTCGTAAAGATCGGCCCTTTGCGGAATTCGAATTCTCCCAGGCTGGGCAGAAAGACATTCGACCCCAGAATATCCGAAGGCAGCATGTCCGGGGTGAACTGCACGCGTTTGTAATCGCAGTGCAGGCTCTTGGCGATCGCTTTGGCCAGCGAGGTTTTGCCCACACCCGGTGCATCTTCGATTAAGACGTGGCCGTCCGCCAGCAGGGTGACAATCGCGAGTTGAACCACCTCTGGCTTGCCAATAAGTACACTGGAGATGTTGTCGTGAAGTGTCTTGACCAGACTGGCAGTTTCCTGCTGGGAGCGAACTTCCATTAAAGATCCATTTCTGATAGGCAAAGCTGCGGTAGCAAGGAGAGCACATTCATTTTTCCATGTTCAGCTTTACAGAATTCCGTAACGGTTTTCAACCGAAAGTTCCACCGGTTCCCGGTGGAAGGGGAATTCTAAAAAACAATAAAAAAATTTCTGTACAACTCTCGGAGTCAATCTCATTATAGAGATGCCAATTGTAAAGAAAAAGAAATTTTGTTAACAAACCACAATGATCGGGGCAGCTGTTCCATTTTGTTCAGCTCGATTCCATTTTGAAGTGAATCATCGCATCTGCATACATTGTTTTATCAGGATCATACTATTATGCCGGGCTCACAACAGTCGATGGACGACGCACACTCTCTCTCACGACGTTCTTTTCTGCAAACAGGATGTGTCAGTCTGGCTGGCTTGAGCCTGCTCGAAAATCTGGTGATCCAGGAACTGGTCGCGGCTCCCGCTGCGTCAGATCAGACCGCCCCGGCCCTCAACCGCTTTCCCCGCATGGTCCAGGAATACTTTGTCGACCGGGTCCGGGATCAGGAAGCCAAAACAATTGCGCGACTGGACGCTTTGAAAACCAAAGCAGACGCGGAAGCGTACGTCGAATCCGTCCAGAAACGGATCCGCGAGGCATTCGGGCCCGAGCCGGAACGCACCCCGCTGAACGCGAAGGTCACCAAAACCACCGACCGTGATACCTACACCATCGAGAACGTCATCTTTGAAAGTCGCCCCGGATTTCTGGTGACAGCCAACCTGTATATTCCCAAAGGCATCACCAAACCGGTTCCCGGTGTGGTCGGCACCTGCGGTCATTCTTCGAACGGGAAAGCCGAAACTGCCTATCAGTCCTTCTCACAGGGACTGGCCCGCAAAGGGTATGTCGTGCTGATCTACGACCCCATCGGACAGGGAGAGCGGATCCAGTACAGCGGCGATGACCTGAAATCCACGATCGGCGTGGGCGTCCGCGAGCATCTGCACGGCGGCAATCAGCAGTTTCTCGTCGGCGAGAATCTGTCGATGTGGCGCGCCTGGGACGGCGTACGTGCCCTGGATTACCTGCTGACCCGGAAAGAAGTCGATCCGAAACAGGTCGGCGTCACCGGGAATTCGGGAGGCGGCACGATGACCACCTGGCTGTGTGGCGTGGAACCGCGGTGGACGATGGCCGCCCCCAGTTGCTTTGTCACCACCTTCCGCCGCAACATGGAGAACGAGCTCCCCGCAGACACCGAACAGTGCCCGCCGAAAGTGCTGGCCCTGGAACTGGATCATGCCGACTTCCTGGCCGCCCAGGCTCCCAAGCCCGTGCGCATCCTCAGTAAAGAACGGGATTATTTCGACGTCCGCGGCGCCCGCGAAGCCTACCTGCGGCTCAAGCGGCTCTACAAACTGCTGGGGCACGAAGAGAACGTCTCGCACTTTGTCGGTCCAACCTATCATGGCTATTCCCAGGAAAACCGCGAAGCCATGTATGCATGGTTCAACAAAGCCACCGGCGTTTCGGATCAGGACAAAGAACCCGAACTGACCATTGAAAAAGATGAAACGCTCTGGTGCACGCCCAAAAACTCCGTGGCAGACCTCGGCTCCAGGCCCCTTCACGAATTCACGGCAGAACGCGCCCGGGAACTGGCGAAACAGCGCAAACCGAAATCCGGAGCCGCCCTGCAGTCCGCCGTCGCGGAAACGTTGCGACTGAAACACATCGAAGGTACTCCCGATTATCGCATCCTCCGCAACCGGGGAGGCAAAGGCTATCCTCTGAAATATGCGATCACTTATGCCGTCGAAACCGAACACGGAATCCAGGCGATCGTCTATCGCGTTTCTGATGAGCGGCTCTATTCGCGTCCGCCCCAGAACGCAGGGAAAAAAGCGACGCTCTATATTTCGCACGTCTCTGCCGATGCAGAACTGAAAGAAGAGCCGCTGCTGAAAACCGCCAGCCAGGATCAGGAGCGCGTCCTTTATACCTGCGATGTGCGGGGGGTCGGGGAATCAATGCCCGACACCACCAACCCGAACTCTTACTTCACACCTTACGGGAGTGATTATTTCTACGCCGCACATTCGATCATGCTGGATGATCCTTATACCGGACAGAAGACCTTCGACGTCCTCCGCGTACTGGACTGGCTCGCTGCCAACGGGCATACCGACGTTCATCTGATCGGTCGCGGCTGGGGCGCGCTGCCCGCGACGTTCGCAGCCCAGTTCTCGCCGCACGTCAAGCAGGTCACACTGAAAAATGCGTTGACCTCTTTCAGCGACATCGCCGAAACAGAACATTACCACTGGCCGCTATCGACGCTGGTCCCCAACGTATTGACCAGCTTTGATCTGCCGGACTGTTATGCCGACCTCAAGACCCGAAAAGGTCTGACCCAGATCGCTCCCTGGGGGGCAAAAGGCGCTGACAGCTGAGAAGACCGTCAAACAGCCTTGCATCTTCACAGGTCTGCCCGTCACAATAGAGGTACGTATCTCAGGCGGGCGGCATTTCTTTCTTCGAACAGGAATCTGACAACACTGTGAGCAGCGATCCTCCAATGGAAGCTTCCGATCTGGAAGCCGTTGAAAAATTACATCAGGCCTACGAACGACTCCTGAATGAAGTCAATCGCGTGGTGATTGGTCAGCATAAGGTTGTGGAAGAGCTGATGGTCTCATTACTGGCAGGGGGACACAGCCTGCTGGTGGGAGTACCGGGGCTGGCCAAAACACTCATCGTGCATACCCTCGCCGATACCCTGAATCTTTCGTTCAATCGCGTGCAGTTCACGCCCGATCTGATGCCCGCTGATATCACCGGAACCGATGTGATTCAGGAAGATAAAATCACCGGGAACCGGGACTTCAAATTCCTGGCAGGCCCCGTGTTTGCCAATGTGGTCCTCGCAGATGAAATCAACCGTACGCCTCCCAAAACCCAGGCGGCGCTGCTGGAAGCGATGCAGGAGCATCAGGTCACCGCGGGCGGACGCAAACACAAACTGCCGGTCCCGTTCTTTGTGCTCGCCACGCAGAACCCGATCGAACAGGAAGGCACCTACCCCCTCCCTGAAGCACAGCTCGACCGCTTCATGTTTGAAATCAAGGTTGAGTATCCCAGCGAAGAAGAAGAGTTCGCCATCGTCAGGCAGACGACCTCTGATGAAACTTATACGGTCCAGAAAGTTCTCGACCTCGAAGAACTGCAGGCGTTTCAGTCGCTGGTCCGACGCGTTCCCGTGGCCGATCATGTCATCCGCTATGCGATGCATTTCGCCCGCATGACCCGCATCAGTCCCACCGACGATACCCAGGCGGCAGACATCCCCGACTTCATCCGCAATTATGTCAGCTGGGGTGCCGGCCCCCGCGCCAGTCAGAACCTCGTTCTGAGTGCCAAGGCCCGGGCCATTCTGCATGGCAGACTGTATGTCAGCACCGATGATGTCCGCGCGGTCGCACACCCCGTGCTGCGGCATCGGATCATTACCAATTTCAATGCGGAAGCCGATGGGAT contains:
- a CDS encoding alpha/beta hydrolase, yielding MPGSQQSMDDAHSLSRRSFLQTGCVSLAGLSLLENLVIQELVAAPAASDQTAPALNRFPRMVQEYFVDRVRDQEAKTIARLDALKTKADAEAYVESVQKRIREAFGPEPERTPLNAKVTKTTDRDTYTIENVIFESRPGFLVTANLYIPKGITKPVPGVVGTCGHSSNGKAETAYQSFSQGLARKGYVVLIYDPIGQGERIQYSGDDLKSTIGVGVREHLHGGNQQFLVGENLSMWRAWDGVRALDYLLTRKEVDPKQVGVTGNSGGGTMTTWLCGVEPRWTMAAPSCFVTTFRRNMENELPADTEQCPPKVLALELDHADFLAAQAPKPVRILSKERDYFDVRGAREAYLRLKRLYKLLGHEENVSHFVGPTYHGYSQENREAMYAWFNKATGVSDQDKEPELTIEKDETLWCTPKNSVADLGSRPLHEFTAERARELAKQRKPKSGAALQSAVAETLRLKHIEGTPDYRILRNRGGKGYPLKYAITYAVETEHGIQAIVYRVSDERLYSRPPQNAGKKATLYISHVSADAELKEEPLLKTASQDQERVLYTCDVRGVGESMPDTTNPNSYFTPYGSDYFYAAHSIMLDDPYTGQKTFDVLRVLDWLAANGHTDVHLIGRGWGALPATFAAQFSPHVKQVTLKNALTSFSDIAETEHYHWPLSTLVPNVLTSFDLPDCYADLKTRKGLTQIAPWGAKGADS
- a CDS encoding AAA family ATPase, coding for MEASDLEAVEKLHQAYERLLNEVNRVVIGQHKVVEELMVSLLAGGHSLLVGVPGLAKTLIVHTLADTLNLSFNRVQFTPDLMPADITGTDVIQEDKITGNRDFKFLAGPVFANVVLADEINRTPPKTQAALLEAMQEHQVTAGGRKHKLPVPFFVLATQNPIEQEGTYPLPEAQLDRFMFEIKVEYPSEEEEFAIVRQTTSDETYTVQKVLDLEELQAFQSLVRRVPVADHVIRYAMHFARMTRISPTDDTQAADIPDFIRNYVSWGAGPRASQNLVLSAKARAILHGRLYVSTDDVRAVAHPVLRHRIITNFNAEADGMTPDKIVDRLIDLIPVDSSQEKLDGRLPQVFRSADAR
- a CDS encoding AAA family ATPase produces the protein MEVRSQQETASLVKTLHDNISSVLIGKPEVVQLAIVTLLADGHVLIEDAPGVGKTSLAKAIAKSLHCDYKRVQFTPDMLPSDILGSNVFLPSLGEFEFRKGPIFTNVLLADEINRTPPRTQSALLEAMNEGQVSVEGQTIPLDPPFFVLATQNPYEFEGTYPLPENQLDRFMMCIEIGYPERSIEREVLIQHRKGQPVDTLQSVVSIKQLREMQQAVLNVRVDDSLTDYILEIVEMTRNHPELTLGVSTRGAITFSHAVQSLAFTEGRDYVIPDDIKQLAVPVLAHRVITRSLVRESQRVRATDIIRQILQKVAVPS